The segment TGTGCCGGGCATCCGGGATGACGAGCAGTTCGCCGGTCGAGGCGTCGGCGCTGTCGGCGCCGGCCACCAGCCGGACCCGGCCGCGCAGCACCTGCAGGGTCGCCTCGCCCGGGCTCTCGTGTTCGTCGAGCTGCTGCCCGGCGGCCAGGGCGATCAGCGTCTGGCGCAGGGTGGCGGCGTGCCCGCCGAGGACGGTGTGTGCGCTGCGCCCGCCGGATGCGGTCCGGGCGGCGGCGAGGTGCTGCTCGGTCAGTTCGGCGAGCGAGGTCTTCTCCATGATCGTCCTTCCGGGGGTTCTCAGCGGCGCGAGGCGGGCGCCCGGGGCGGGCCTTCCCAGCCGGGGCGGTCCGGGCGCAGGCCGCCGCGGGTGTCGCGGTAGCGGTAGACGACGTACGGGCGGGTCAGATAGCCGACCGGGGCGCTGAAGGCGTGGACGAGCCGGGTGAACGGCCAGAAGGCGAACAGCACGAACGCCGCGATGATGTGAATTTTGAAGGTGGCCGGCACCGCGGCCATCAGCTCGGCGTCCGGCTGGAAGTAGAACAGCGAGCGCAGCCACGGGGAGACGGTTTCGCGGTAGTCGTAGCCGTCCCCGGCGATATTCGCCCGCACGGTGGCCCAGAGGCCGCAGAGGATGACGCCGGCCAGTACGACGTACATCGCCTTGTCAT is part of the Actinoplanes sp. NBC_00393 genome and harbors:
- a CDS encoding cupin domain-containing protein, with product MEKTSLAELTEQHLAAARTASGGRSAHTVLGGHAATLRQTLIALAAGQQLDEHESPGEATLQVLRGRVRLVAGADSADASTGELLVIPDARHSLDALQDSVVLLTVAKTA
- the narI gene encoding respiratory nitrate reductase subunit gamma, which gives rise to MNTFLWVIFPYLAIAVLIGGTVWRYRYDKFGWTTRSSQLYESNYLRWGSPMFHFGVLFVLIGHVIGLLIPKSWTEAVGITEHAYHLMAVFVGTVAGLCTLIGMAILILRRRLTGPVFAATTKNDKAMYVVLAGVILCGLWATVRANIAGDGYDYRETVSPWLRSLFYFQPDAELMAAVPATFKIHIIAAFVLFAFWPFTRLVHAFSAPVGYLTRPYVVYRYRDTRGGLRPDRPGWEGPPRAPASRR